The following proteins come from a genomic window of Polyangiaceae bacterium:
- a CDS encoding dihydrofolate reductase produces MSTVFVHLGVSQDGYMAGPNRGVSTPMGEGAHAIHDWVFEQRTFRQALKLGDGGETGADNALLEHTFARIGANIMGKRMFDEGEASWPEEAPFHNPVFVLTHEQRKPWPRPGGTTFYFVNDDLHTVLAKAREAAGEKDVRISGGGDIVAQYLNAGLVEELRLDLSPVLLGAGLRLFDAVDPQRVKLQLAEVTSSPRVTHLEYSVSSPSTS; encoded by the coding sequence ATGAGCACTGTCTTCGTGCACCTGGGAGTGTCCCAGGATGGCTACATGGCGGGTCCGAATCGAGGGGTATCGACGCCCATGGGTGAGGGGGCCCACGCGATCCACGATTGGGTTTTCGAGCAGCGCACGTTCCGGCAGGCCCTGAAGCTCGGCGATGGGGGCGAAACCGGCGCGGACAATGCCCTCCTCGAGCACACCTTCGCGCGCATTGGCGCCAACATCATGGGCAAGCGCATGTTCGACGAGGGCGAAGCGAGCTGGCCGGAAGAGGCTCCCTTCCACAACCCGGTGTTCGTGCTCACCCACGAGCAGCGCAAGCCGTGGCCTCGCCCCGGCGGCACCACCTTCTACTTCGTGAACGACGACCTTCATACGGTGCTGGCGAAGGCGCGTGAAGCCGCGGGCGAAAAGGACGTGCGCATCTCCGGAGGTGGCGACATCGTTGCCCAGTACCTGAACGCCGGCCTGGTCGAGGAACTGCGCCTGGATCTGAGCCCCGTGTTGCTCGGCGCTGGGCTCCGGCTGTTCGACGCCGTCGACCCCCAGCGCGTGAAGCTGCAGCTCGCCGAGGTGACCAGCTCCCCCCGCGTCACCCACCTCGAGTACTCCGTGAGCTCCCCCTCCACATCTTGA
- a CDS encoding DUF1801 domain-containing protein, whose amino-acid sequence MATVDEAWRAKVDKLRAAILASDPGVTERIKWRAPSFCYAGDDRVTFRFPPKGGVQLIFHRGAKVKSTRGFEFEDASGLIEWAAADRGVVAFATPADMAKKTAAVVRLAKAWMKATQ is encoded by the coding sequence GTGGCCACCGTGGACGAAGCCTGGCGCGCCAAGGTCGACAAGCTTCGCGCTGCGATCCTGGCGTCCGACCCGGGCGTCACGGAGCGTATCAAGTGGCGTGCGCCGAGCTTCTGCTACGCCGGGGACGATCGCGTGACCTTCCGCTTTCCGCCGAAGGGCGGCGTGCAGCTGATCTTCCACCGCGGCGCCAAGGTGAAGTCCACTCGCGGCTTCGAGTTCGAGGACGCGAGCGGGCTCATCGAGTGGGCGGCGGCGGATCGGGGCGTCGTCGCCTTCGCGACGCCGGCCGACATGGCGAAGAAGACCGCCGCGGTGGTGCGCCTCGCCAAGGCGTGGATGAAGGCGACTCAGTAG